In one window of Solanum pennellii chromosome 2, SPENNV200 DNA:
- the LOC107011902 gene encoding uncharacterized protein LOC107011902, giving the protein MEANVCDINHLDADVLLPPRKRLLAGLKKQNSDVYSSTPSPPTVNSPPCDFDIRLNNLLKSHFGDSNRSYEEIAEASRLAALEAVKAAKAARAIAEEKAAKAAKAVAAAKSALELVATLSDEGTSRDKHLKRNKMKKHVPVQMLYNKNKGTDDCRTDEELARTLHRAINSSPRILKNSTSDSRNQKHKRLKRSSPSEKSKLQNGSTSVEGNRPSTSNGNGFTRERESDRHISDKDLVRVDLNTKFNKSDLTKMENGEASHSSKADNVNMENKERESIISKEKVGDSVNDSCSIEKKKGRLKQKKLPLSICSFRDQASPKEDLKSKSSSSFDENINKGTTSNNPIFPLERPMWKCQTFKAPTCVEQNKVMQS; this is encoded by the coding sequence ATGGAAGCTAATGTATGTGATATTAATCACTTGGATGCCGATGTGCTTTTGCCTCCGCGTAAGCGGCTTCTTGCTGGATTGAAGAAGCAGAATTCTGATGTTTACTCATCTACCCCATCCCCGCCAACTGTTAATAGTCCCCCGTGTGATTTTGATATCCGTCTTAATAATCTATTGAAGTCTCATTTTGGAGACTCTAATCGATCTTATGAGGAGATTGCTGAGGCCTCAAGATTGGCAGCTCTAGAAGCTGTGAAGGCTGCAAAAGCTGCAAGAGCCATTGCAGAAGAGAAGGCTGCGAAAGCAGCAAAGGCTGTGGCTGCTGCTAAGAGTGCTCTAGAATTGGTTGCCACTCTCTCTGATGAGGGAACCAGTAGGGACAAACATTTGAAGAGGAATAAGATGAAAAAACATGTTCCTGTTCAGATGCTGTATAATAAGAATAAGGGGACTGATGATTGTAGAACAGATGAAGAGTTAGCTCGGACGTTGCATAGGGCCATTAATAGCTCTCCAAGAATTTTGAAGAACTCAACATCTGACTCGAGAAATCAAAAACATAAGAGGCTGAAGAGGTCTTCTCCTTCTGAAAAATCTAAGCTTCAGAATGGAAGTACATCCGTGGAAGGAAACCGTCCTTCCACGAGCAATGGGAATGGTTTTACTAGAGAAAGAGAGTCAGATAGGCATATCTCGGATAAAGACCTTGTTAGAGTAGATTTaaacacaaaattcaataaatcTGACCTCACAAAGATGGAAAATGGGGAAGCATCACACTCTAGTAAAGCTGACAATGTAAATATGGAAAACAAGGAAAGAGAGTCAATTATCTCAAAGGAGAAAGTTGGGGATTCTGTAAATGATAGTTGCAGcattgagaaaaagaaaggaaggcTTAAGCAGAAAAAGTTACCACTCAGCATTTGCAGCTTCAGGGATCAAGCAAGCCCTAAAGAGGATTTGAAATCCAAGAGTTCATCATCATTCGATGAGAACATCAACAAAGGTACTACAAGTAATAATCCCATTTTTCCGCTTGAGAGGCCAATGTGGAAGTGTCAAACATTCAAGGCACCTACATGTGTTGAACAAAATAAGGTGATGCAGTCATAG